One Algoriphagus sp. Y33 genomic window, AGTCGGAAATTTAATTAACAAACCTTAACCCTAATTATATGAGAGTAAAAAGACTAACGACCTGTTGATCAGTAGATTTAATGTGATTTTATTAAAAACAAAAAATAAGGCCTCAACTTAGGTTTGAGCTAGGATCTCGGGGGAGTAAAAAAATTGGGTTTCTGAAATATAATCGTTCGTTTGGCAAATACATCACAAGTACACCAAACTACTTTAATCCATCAATTAAGTGCAAATATTTGCAAGATGATCATTTCTCTTTCCCAGTTTCCACGGGTTTTCAATCCTTTATACCATCCCAATTCTAAATTCCTTCCAAATTCAATGCTTATTTTGAACCCATGAAAATCCTGGTAATAGAAGATCAGCAAGAGTTGGCAAGGGATATCGTCAATTATCTCTCAGAGGAAGAATATCGATGTGAGACTGCCAACGATTTTGCTTCGGCAAAAGAAAAAGTGAGTCTGTATCAATATGACTGTATTTTACTTGATCTGATGCTGCCAGGTGGAGACGGATTTGAAATTTTGGAGCATCTGCGAAGCCAGAATAAGCAGGATGGGGTAATTATCATTTCTGCTAAAAATACGCTTGAAGATAAAATCAAAGGGTTGAATATCGGTGCGGACGACTATTTGGCAAAGCCATTTCACCATTCCGAGTTGGCAGCCAGAATTCACTCGGTCATACGCAGGAAGCAATTCGATCCCTCAAATTTGATAATACAGAAAGAAATCAAAATTGATTTGCTTTCTAAAACTGTTCAAATTGGTAAAAACACTATCGTTTTGACGAAGAAAGAGTATGATTTACTTTTATTTTTTATTGGGAATAAAAACAGGGTATTGTCAAAAAGTGCTTTGGCAGAGCATCTTTCAGGTGACTTGGCCGATATGTTTGACAGTCATGATTTCGTCTATGCCCATGTGAAAAATCTCAAAAAGAAGCTCAACGAGCAGGGGTACGGGGGATACCTTAAAACAATCTATGGAACAGGTTATAAATGGGAAATATGACAAAACTGCTTGATAAACCCTTCAAAGCATTCACTATTTATGCCTTGGTCATTTTGCTTATAAGCATACCTGTTTACTTTTTGGTAGTGGACTGGATTTGGGTGACTGAAATCGACGACAATCATGAAATCATCATGGAGCGAATTGAAAATCGATTTGAGCAAGCCCATGTTTCGGAAGTTGATTTGGAAACCATCCTAACTACATGGAACACGCTCCAGCCCAATTCAACTATAAAACCCATTGCTGGAAATTTTTCAGATAAAGACAGCATTTATGAAGTCACAAAATTCAATGAATACGAATCGGAATGGGACCGCTTTCGAGGTTTACAAACAGTTATTTTTATCAATCAAAAGCCCTATCAATTAAACATTGAAACCAATGTAGAAGAGGCTTACGAGACCATCTTTGCGATTGGCTTAGTGACCGTA contains:
- a CDS encoding response regulator transcription factor — translated: MKILVIEDQQELARDIVNYLSEEEYRCETANDFASAKEKVSLYQYDCILLDLMLPGGDGFEILEHLRSQNKQDGVIIISAKNTLEDKIKGLNIGADDYLAKPFHHSELAARIHSVIRRKQFDPSNLIIQKEIKIDLLSKTVQIGKNTIVLTKKEYDLLLFFIGNKNRVLSKSALAEHLSGDLADMFDSHDFVYAHVKNLKKKLNEQGYGGYLKTIYGTGYKWEI